In Bacillus toyonensis BCT-7112, a single window of DNA contains:
- a CDS encoding SdpI family protein: MLYALVNIGISMLIGIIFILAARILQKNPPTDINAAYGYRTKRSMKNKKLWDAGNKYSAEVMKKNGFIMILIGSVISILFRYPHTIIAIMVVMLLLIIRLFIQVENRLKILEQ; the protein is encoded by the coding sequence TTGTTGTATGCACTAGTAAACATAGGAATAAGCATGTTGATCGGTATTATATTTATACTTGCCGCACGTATTCTTCAAAAAAATCCACCGACAGATATTAACGCAGCATATGGTTATCGTACGAAACGGTCTATGAAAAATAAGAAGTTATGGGATGCAGGTAACAAGTATAGTGCAGAAGTGATGAAGAAAAACGGATTCATCATGATATTAATTGGAAGTGTTATTAGTATACTGTTTAGATATCCCCATACAATAATAGCGATTATGGTGGTTATGCTGTTATTAATCATTCGTTTATTTATACAAGTAGAGAATAGATTGAAGATACTTGAACAATAG
- a CDS encoding NUDIX hydrolase: MTEWLTIFDSEKNTLGKKLRDEVHRDGDWHETFHCWFIEKDDEDMFLYFQLRSKNKKEAPGIWDITSAGHIMHDEDVEIGGLREIEEELGLSFQRTDLAYKGIYKIDYEISDLTDREFCHMYFHNVIKPLPFAPGDEVDDVMKVHATAFLQLLKREISSFSAISVLNNKPITITIEDIYPYDLTYYEFVIEQGKEFLKNNSL; the protein is encoded by the coding sequence ATGACAGAGTGGTTAACGATATTTGATTCTGAAAAAAATACACTTGGAAAGAAATTACGTGATGAAGTGCATCGTGACGGTGATTGGCACGAAACATTCCATTGCTGGTTTATAGAAAAAGATGATGAAGATATGTTCTTATATTTTCAATTACGCTCTAAAAATAAAAAAGAAGCTCCGGGTATATGGGATATTACTTCAGCTGGACATATTATGCATGATGAAGATGTAGAAATTGGCGGCCTTCGTGAAATTGAAGAAGAATTGGGGCTTTCCTTTCAAAGGACTGATTTAGCATACAAAGGAATCTATAAAATAGATTATGAAATTTCAGATCTTACTGATCGTGAGTTTTGTCATATGTATTTTCACAACGTAATAAAGCCTCTTCCATTTGCACCAGGTGATGAAGTAGACGATGTGATGAAAGTACATGCAACTGCTTTTCTACAACTATTAAAAAGAGAGATTTCATCTTTTTCGGCTATTTCTGTTTTAAACAATAAACCAATTACAATAACAATTGAAGATATTTATCCGTATGATCTTACATACTATGAATTTGTTATAGAGCAAGGAAAAGAATTCTTAAAAAATAATAGTTTATAA